From Verrucomicrobiota bacterium, the proteins below share one genomic window:
- a CDS encoding rhomboid family intramembrane serine protease yields MLGFFKKETPGRLTRIIIAINVVIAIAGLALDAFLGTRGVAQSILGLHFSDLAQGKIWQLFTYMWVHAELVGPTALHLVFNMMTLYMFGRVVESELGPKHFISIYFLGALVSVFVFSAEVLLRDGMAIFQPSPNGEGGLVGASGGVCAIVMAFALLRPNTKLMIFPIPVPVRAIRMMMVFAGLSLLLVVTAQVLRLSDQDSMESSGTFWSLLLFQIAHSAHLGGLGWGYFYMVLLHKQMKKKYSQAEPNEDKGYLKNLSARELLQESNRVIDKMNRYGVESLSQEEYEILDLLRRRM; encoded by the coding sequence ATGTTAGGCTTTTTTAAAAAAGAAACACCAGGCAGGTTAACTAGGATCATCATAGCCATCAACGTGGTGATAGCTATAGCAGGCTTGGCTTTAGATGCTTTTCTTGGGACACGTGGTGTTGCACAAAGTATTTTGGGCTTACATTTTTCTGACTTAGCTCAGGGGAAGATTTGGCAACTATTTACCTACATGTGGGTGCACGCCGAGTTAGTGGGACCTACAGCGTTGCATCTAGTTTTTAATATGATGACTCTCTATATGTTTGGAAGGGTAGTAGAGAGTGAATTAGGACCTAAGCACTTTATCTCCATTTATTTTTTGGGTGCCCTGGTATCTGTATTTGTTTTTAGTGCGGAAGTGTTACTGCGTGATGGAATGGCTATTTTCCAACCAAGTCCAAATGGAGAGGGTGGTTTAGTAGGAGCAAGTGGTGGAGTTTGTGCCATAGTCATGGCCTTTGCGTTATTAAGGCCTAATACAAAGCTGATGATTTTCCCGATACCCGTGCCGGTTAGAGCCATTCGCATGATGATGGTTTTTGCGGGTCTGTCTCTTCTATTAGTAGTTACTGCGCAAGTTTTGAGGTTGAGTGATCAAGACTCAATGGAAAGCAGTGGCACATTTTGGAGCCTTTTACTTTTCCAGATCGCTCATAGCGCCCATTTGGGAGGGTTAGGTTGGGGATACTTCTATATGGTCTTGCTCCACAAACAGATGAAGAAGAAGTATAGTCAGGCTGAACCTAATGAGGATAAAGGCTACTTAAAAAATTTATCCGCGCGAGAGCTATTACAAGAATCAAATCGGGTTATTGATAAGATGAATCGATATGGGGTCGAGAGTCTGTCTCAAGAAGAATATGAGATTTTAGATTTATTGCGTAGGAGAATGTAG
- a CDS encoding rhodanese-like domain-containing protein — protein MIEGITATELSKQLDSQKTKLVLVDVREADEWEICRIEGAQLIPLSEFAERSLEALSKEDKLVLYCHHGVRSERAAAWLVQNGYTLVRNLLGGIDAWSLDVDNKIPRY, from the coding sequence ATGATAGAGGGCATAACAGCTACAGAACTATCAAAGCAATTAGATAGTCAAAAAACGAAACTAGTGCTCGTGGATGTTCGAGAGGCTGATGAGTGGGAAATTTGCCGTATTGAAGGTGCACAGTTGATTCCGCTCTCAGAATTTGCCGAGAGATCACTAGAGGCTTTAAGTAAAGAGGATAAACTGGTGCTATACTGTCATCATGGAGTAAGATCTGAAAGAGCTGCAGCTTGGCTTGTGCAGAATGGGTATACTCTAGTGCGTAACTTGTTAGGTGGGATTGATGCCTGGTCTTTGGATGTCGATAACAAAATCCCAAGGTATTAA
- the coaD gene encoding pantetheine-phosphate adenylyltransferase: MKNSRRIALYPGSFDPITNGHLDIVERALRQFDEVIIGIATNSSKKHTFTMEQRAELVKKSIQLIEGAQRIRIKQVEGLAVNFAANLNATALIRGLRAVSDFEFEFQLALMNRSLNPNVDTIFLMPKDNYTYLSSRIIKEISSLGGDISQYVPPPVEEMLGKQA, from the coding sequence ATGAAAAATTCCCGTCGAATAGCTCTCTACCCTGGCAGCTTTGATCCTATCACTAACGGACATTTGGACATTGTCGAACGTGCTCTGCGACAATTTGATGAAGTCATCATAGGGATTGCAACAAATAGCTCTAAAAAGCATACCTTTACCATGGAACAACGAGCAGAACTGGTAAAAAAATCAATCCAGCTGATTGAAGGAGCTCAGCGCATACGTATCAAACAAGTAGAGGGGTTGGCCGTGAATTTTGCGGCTAACCTCAACGCCACCGCCCTCATCAGAGGGTTGAGAGCTGTCTCTGATTTTGAATTTGAATTTCAATTGGCACTGATGAATCGAAGTCTCAATCCTAATGTTGACACTATCTTCCTTATGCCCAAAGACAACTACACTTATCTTAGTTCACGTATTATTAAGGAAATTAGCAGTCTCGGAGGAGATATTAGCCAATATGTTCCACCACCCGTGGAGGAAATGCTCGGCAAGCAAGCCTAA